The genome window TGGCGATGGCTGTCCGCAGGCGTCGATGCGGGGTACCGGTGGGTACCCGATGCGCTGGGGCAAGGTGGCGTCTCGAAGGAGTTCGGCGACAAGACCCTCGGAGGGTCGACGATCCGCGTCCGCGTCCTCGTCGGGCGCTGAGCGGGACCGGCCGGCGGTGTTCGCCGCGCGCGTGCTCTCGACGGTCCGGCGCATTCCGCCGGGGCGCGTCGCGACGTACGGCGACGTGGCCGCCTGGGCGGGCCGGCCGCGGGCACATCGCGCCGTCGGCAACATCATGCGCTCGTGTGCCGACCCGTCGGTGCCCTGTCACCGCGTGGTGGCCGCGGGTG of Acidobacteriota bacterium contains these proteins:
- a CDS encoding MGMT family protein, whose protein sequence is MRWGKVASRRSSATRPSEGRRSASASSSGAERDRPAVFAARVLSTVRRIPPGRVATYGDVAAWAGRPRAHRAVGNIMRSCADPSVPCHRVVAAGGRLGGFGGHPLLKRALLAAEGVIVRGARLVSFEARRWSPASTRSRRRP